The nucleotide window AATGGTAAAAGAGCACCTATTAGAGGACGAATTTGTATGGGACAGATAATTGTAAGTATTGAAGATATTGAGAATGTAGAAATTGGTGATGAAGTTGTATTGATTGGCAGACAGAGTGACGATCAAATACTTGCTTCAGAAATAGCTGAGCTAGCTTCAACAATTAATTATGAAATAGTATGTAATCTTGATCGTAATTTAGAAAGGGTTTACTTGAAAAATTAATAATCTTTTTGATAATAAATTATTTTTAATAATGAAGTAAAGGTGTGGATTTTTGAGTCCACACCTTTGAACTTATTAATTTATTGAAAAGACTAAATGAGCAGTCACACTTATTTCTTTATCTCTACTGCTTGTATTATAAATGTCCATACTGGAAGCATCAGTAGAATAAGGTTCTGTTATTTGGAAAATGCCTGATCTCATTTAATTTACTTATTTTTAAAAATAGAAAAAGTGAATCACAAAAACTACTTGATTTTAGTAAACTGGTGTAATATAATTAACACAACAATTTTATAGCCATTTATTTAAAGGTGTTGAAGGACATTAGTAAATTTTTAAAACTGATTTAGAGAGCTGATGGTTGCTGAAAATCAGCCAGTTTAAAAGTTGAATCCAGTCTGGAGCTGTGATGCAGAAAAATAATTATTTATTGACTATGCTGATCCGGGTGAGTCCGTTAAAACTATATAAGAGGCAGCAATAGCTGTTATTAGGGTGGCACCACGAGATATCTCGTCCCTTTCTGGGGAGGAGTTTTTTTGTTTTTAAGCTAATTTATCTCTAAATTTAAATTCATAAAATTTATCTTTAATTTTAAAGCACTATAATTTTAAGAGGGGGAATTATAAAATGTTAGATATGAGATTTATAAGAGAAAATCCAGAAATAGTCGAAGAATCTATGAAGAAGAGAGATATGGAATCACCAATTGATAAGTTTCAAGAACTTGATGATAAAAGACGTGATTTTTTATACGAAGCAGAGCAGTTAAAGCATAAGCGTAATGTTAATTCTGATAAAATTGGTGAGTTGAAAAGAAACGGAGAAGATGCATCTGATTTGATTTCAGAAATGCAGGATGTGTCTGCTAGAATTAAGGAATTAGATCAAAAAATAGCTGAGGTAGAAGAAAATTTAAATGATTTGCTTTTAGCCATTCCAAATATTCCACATGAAAGTGTGCCTGTCGGTACAGATGAAGACGATAATAAAGAAGTTAGAAAATGGGGAGAGCCTAGAAAATTTGATTTTGAAGATAAAGCCCATTGGGATATTGGTGAAGATTTAGATATTTTAGATTTTGAAAGAGGTGGGAAAGTAACTGGTACTCGTTTTACCTTTCTTAAAGGTGCAGGTGCGAGGCTAGAAAGAGCACTGATTAATTTTATGCTTAACCTGCATACAGATGAACATGGTTATAAAGAGGTTTTTCCACCTTTTATTGCTAATGCAGATAGTATGACCGGAACTGGGCAGCTGCCAAAATTTAAAAAAGATATGTTTAAATTAGAGGGTTTAGATTATTATTTAATTCCAACTGCTGAAGTGCCAGTAACTAACCTTTATCGAGATGAAATTCTTGATGCTGAGCAGCTTCCTGAATATTTGACTGCTTATAGTGCTTGTTTTAGGGCTGAAGCTGGAGCACATGGGCGTGATACAAGAGGAATTATTAGGCAGCATCAATTCAACAAAGTAGAAATGGTTAAATTTGTTAAACCAGAAGATTCCTATGATGAATTAGAGAAAATAACAGCTGATGCAGAAGATGTACTGCAGAAATTAGAACTTCCTTATCGAGTTGTAAGTCTTTGTACTGGTGATTTAACATTCTCTTCTGCTAAAACTTATGATTTAGAAGTCTGGATGCCTGCCTATGATACTTATAGAGAAATTTCTTCTTGTTCAAATTTTGAAGATTTTCAGGCAAGAAGAGCAGGAATTAGATATCGTCCTGAGCCGGATGCAAGTACAAGATTTGTTCATACTTTAAATGGATCAGGTCTGGCTATTGGAAGAACAGTAGCCGCGATTTTAGAAAACTATCAGAATGAAGATGGAACAGTTACAGTACCTGAGGTACTAAGACCATTTATGGGAACTGACATTATTAAATAAGTAAAATAAAAATAAAATCAAAAAATTATCTAAGCGGCTAAGCACCTAAATTCTAAAGGGCTTAAGCCGTTTTTTTAAATGAATTTTTTATATGAAAATATTAAATTAATATAATTTAAATTATATATCAACTCGCTTCAGTTTCAATTTCTCCTGCTTTAGAAATTGAATATTTTGTTGCAAGAGGTCCAATTACTTCTGTAAATGCTGTAGTAAAGAGTAGAACATTAAAAATAAGGGTTGAAGTGTCAGTAGCAAACTGGTTTTGTATAGTATAAGCCATAGCAATTGCAACTCCACTCTGTGGCAGAAGATTAAAGCCTACATATTTTTGGATCTTTTTCGGAGCTTTGACTAAATAAGCAGCATAAGAGGCTCCACCTATTTTGCCAATCATTCTTGCAATTATATAGGTAAAGGTTATCAAAGAAAAGTCTGGTTTTAATCCTGTAAACTTAATCTCTGTACCTGCAAGAATAAAAAACATTGCATATAAAGGTACAGTTATTATTTCCAAATAATCAGATATTTCTAGATTTTTATCAGTGAAATTTATACAGGCGAAGCCTACAGCCATATTAGTAATTAATGGTGAAT belongs to Halanaerobium saccharolyticum subsp. saccharolyticum DSM 6643 and includes:
- the serS gene encoding serine--tRNA ligase, with product MLDMRFIRENPEIVEESMKKRDMESPIDKFQELDDKRRDFLYEAEQLKHKRNVNSDKIGELKRNGEDASDLISEMQDVSARIKELDQKIAEVEENLNDLLLAIPNIPHESVPVGTDEDDNKEVRKWGEPRKFDFEDKAHWDIGEDLDILDFERGGKVTGTRFTFLKGAGARLERALINFMLNLHTDEHGYKEVFPPFIANADSMTGTGQLPKFKKDMFKLEGLDYYLIPTAEVPVTNLYRDEILDAEQLPEYLTAYSACFRAEAGAHGRDTRGIIRQHQFNKVEMVKFVKPEDSYDELEKITADAEDVLQKLELPYRVVSLCTGDLTFSSAKTYDLEVWMPAYDTYREISSCSNFEDFQARRAGIRYRPEPDASTRFVHTLNGSGLAIGRTVAAILENYQNEDGTVTVPEVLRPFMGTDIIK